A segment of the Halogranum gelatinilyticum genome:
GCCCCGGCCGGCGCGACCGATGCGACCGACGTGGCCGATGCAACCGATGCAACCGACACGACCGACACGACTGACGGCCCGACGGATTCCGAGTGACCACCGGCCGTCGCCGGTGGGATGAAGTCGTGGTCGGCCGTGGGAGGTGGTATGAGTACGACGAACGGGCCGACCGCGACGAGTGAGACGACCACGAGCAGGGGGCCGAGCGACGTGGCCGACGTCGGCGACATCGGCGGTATCGATGACGTCGGCGACGCCGGTCAGGCGGGGGGCTCCGGTGGGTCGACGGCCGAGTCCGGCGGTCCGGCGGCGAAGATCGTTCGGGCGGTGCGGCTCCTCCGAATCGGGGCCTGGACCGCCCTCGCGCTCTTCGTCGTCGCACTGCTCGCCGTGACCGTCGTCGGCCCGTTCCTCCTTGGAAATCCGGCCGTCACGGGCGGCCGACCGCGCCTGTTCGGCGGTCTCCTGCTCTCGCTCGTCGCCGGGACGGCGGTGTTCGTCGTCGCCACCCTCGCTCTGGACTGACTCACTCCGAAGTGTAAGGCAAAAAGAAACTCTGTTTAACACGGACGGCGGTGTAGGACGAGCAACTGTGACTACGATTACTGTCGACGGGCTCTCGAAGTCCTACGGGTCGACGGCCGTCCTCGCCGGACTGTCGTTCACCGTGGAGTCGGGAACGGTGTTCGGGCTGCTCGGCAAGAACGGGGCGGGGAAGACGACGACCATCAACGTCCTGACCGGGACCGTCTCGGCCGACGAGGGCACCGTCTCGGTGCTCGGTCTCGACCCCGGCGACCACCCCCAAGCGGTTCGCGAGCGTATCGGCGTCCTCCCCGAGAAGGAGTCGCCGCCGAGCTTTCTCACGCCGCGGGAGTATTTCTCGTTCGTCGGCGGCGTCCGCGAGATGGACACCGACGTCGTCGAGGAGCGAGTCGGCGAGTGGACCGAGCGGCTGGACTTCGCCGAGAAGCTCGATACGCTCTGTACGGACCTCTCGCGGGGCCAACAGCAGAAGGTAATGCTGACGCAAGCGTTCCTCCACGAGCCGGAACTCGTCTTCATCGACGAGCCGCTGGCGAACCTCGACCCGGTCATCCAAGAGCGCGTCAAGGCTGCCATCCGGGAGTTTCAGGCCCGCGGGACGACGGTCGTCCTCTCGACGCACCACGTCGAAGTAGCCCAAGAGCTGTGTACGCAGGTCGGTATCCTCGTCGACGGCGCGTTCGCCGTCGAATGCGACCCGCGGGCTCTCGACGGTGAGACGCTGCGGGACGTGTTCCTCCGTGCCGTCGGTGCCACTCCCACGTCATGACCCGGTTCCTGACGCTCCTGCGGCTCATGACGGTCGAGGAGTGGCGGCTCCACAGCGAACTGTTCGGTGGCCGCCGGTTCGCCGGGTTCCCGCTCGTGCTCCTCGTCCTCACCGCCGTCGCGAGCTACGCGCTGACCGTCATCGGCGTCCCGGCAACGACGCTCACCGCCGGTGTCGTCGGTCTCGCGTTCGCCTTCGGTCTCCAGACGGG
Coding sequences within it:
- a CDS encoding ABC transporter ATP-binding protein — encoded protein: MTTITVDGLSKSYGSTAVLAGLSFTVESGTVFGLLGKNGAGKTTTINVLTGTVSADEGTVSVLGLDPGDHPQAVRERIGVLPEKESPPSFLTPREYFSFVGGVREMDTDVVEERVGEWTERLDFAEKLDTLCTDLSRGQQQKVMLTQAFLHEPELVFIDEPLANLDPVIQERVKAAIREFQARGTTVVLSTHHVEVAQELCTQVGILVDGAFAVECDPRALDGETLRDVFLRAVGATPTS